One Egicoccus halophilus genomic region harbors:
- a CDS encoding PQQ-dependent sugar dehydrogenase: MLGGTAILALALTGCDDTPDDTASSTTGTDADGTAGAPDAEDADAEDTGAAAPQEADEEPQPIIEAVTEGLDQPWGLAFLDGGPLLLVTQLPGTLSVVDTDTGEVTDLAGVPEVVVEGQGGLLDVAVDPDDDWIYLTHVSADDGATSTHLSRARLDLDAARLDDVEVLFAVDPFLPEPPVHFGSRVVVGPDEHLYVTVGDRGSKDFDDHPSQDPSNHLGTTIRLAPDGSVPQDNPFVDDPDVRDEIFTFGHRNVQGMAVHPDTGKLWQSEHGEEDGDELNVLRAGGNYGWPVATTACEYGTDVPVGEHPDERDDTVPPVRYWECGTGGFAPGGMTFYDGDQFPAWQGDLFVAGLATQELARFAVDGDTAEEVERLLGDEGWRIRDVEAGPHDGALYLALDEAEVPIVRLVAEDGG, from the coding sequence ATGCTCGGTGGAACCGCGATCCTCGCGCTCGCGCTGACGGGGTGCGACGACACGCCCGATGACACCGCGTCGTCGACGACCGGCACCGATGCCGACGGGACCGCCGGCGCGCCGGACGCGGAGGATGCGGATGCCGAGGACACGGGTGCCGCGGCCCCGCAGGAGGCGGACGAGGAGCCGCAGCCGATCATCGAGGCGGTGACCGAGGGCCTCGACCAGCCCTGGGGGCTGGCCTTCCTCGACGGTGGACCGCTGCTGCTGGTCACCCAGCTGCCCGGGACCCTGTCGGTCGTCGACACCGACACGGGCGAGGTCACCGACCTCGCCGGCGTCCCGGAGGTCGTCGTCGAGGGACAGGGCGGACTGCTCGACGTCGCCGTCGACCCGGACGACGACTGGATCTACCTCACCCACGTCTCCGCCGACGACGGGGCGACGAGCACCCACCTGTCACGTGCCCGGCTCGACCTCGACGCGGCCCGGCTCGACGACGTCGAGGTGCTGTTCGCGGTGGACCCGTTCCTGCCCGAGCCACCGGTCCACTTCGGCTCGCGCGTCGTCGTCGGTCCCGACGAGCACCTGTACGTCACGGTCGGCGATCGCGGCTCCAAGGACTTCGACGACCACCCGTCGCAGGACCCGTCCAACCATCTCGGCACCACGATCCGGCTCGCGCCCGACGGATCGGTCCCCCAGGACAACCCCTTCGTCGACGACCCCGACGTCCGCGACGAGATCTTCACCTTCGGCCACCGCAACGTCCAGGGCATGGCGGTGCATCCCGACACCGGCAAGCTGTGGCAGAGCGAGCACGGCGAGGAGGACGGTGACGAGCTCAACGTCCTCCGGGCCGGCGGCAACTACGGTTGGCCCGTCGCCACGACCGCCTGCGAGTACGGCACCGACGTCCCGGTCGGCGAGCATCCCGACGAGCGCGACGACACGGTGCCACCGGTGCGGTACTGGGAGTGCGGCACCGGTGGGTTCGCCCCGGGTGGCATGACGTTCTACGACGGCGACCAGTTCCCGGCCTGGCAGGGCGACCTGTTCGTCGCGGGCCTGGCCACACAGGAGCTGGCCCGCTTCGCCGTCGACGGCGACACCGCCGAGGAGGTCGAGCGGCTGCTGGGCGACGAGGGCTGGCGCATCCGCGACGTCGAGGCGGGACCGCACGACGGGGCGCTGTACCTCGCCCTCGACGAGGCCGAGGTGCCGATCGTGCGGCTGGTGGCGGAGGACGGCGGCTGA
- a CDS encoding organic hydroperoxide resistance protein, translating to MDALYTAQATSTGGGRDGHVRSTDGFVDLDVATPKELGGAGGATNPEQLFAAGYAACFHSALQSVARREGTEIAGSSVRAEVGIGPDGDGGFGLTVALHVELERVDRAVADALVAGAHQVCPYSNATRGNLDVDITSSVR from the coding sequence ATGGACGCGCTCTACACCGCGCAGGCAACCTCGACCGGCGGTGGCCGCGACGGTCACGTGCGCTCCACCGACGGCTTCGTCGACCTCGACGTGGCCACACCGAAGGAACTCGGGGGCGCCGGGGGCGCCACCAATCCCGAGCAGCTGTTCGCGGCCGGCTACGCGGCCTGCTTCCACTCGGCGTTGCAGTCCGTGGCCCGCCGCGAGGGGACCGAGATCGCCGGTTCGTCGGTACGGGCCGAGGTCGGGATCGGCCCCGACGGTGACGGGGGCTTCGGCCTGACCGTCGCGTTGCACGTCGAGCTCGAGCGCGTCGACCGGGCGGTGGCCGACGCGCTCGTCGCCGGCGCCCACCAGGTGTGCCCCTACTCGAACGCGACGCGCGGCAACCTCGACGTCGACATCACCTCCAGCGTGCGCTGA
- a CDS encoding transcriptional regulator has translation MPELDLVIHAPKRLRIMAVLGAFESVTFAVLQQRLGLTAPDLSKQLRALQDAGYVKSRKTGRGPGSETWVAMTRAGTKAYDAHVAALRALLDGGDTAPSGCVSRFLGWVPPRGYVTKHVAGRGAGRRRPARTALTPAHAPSVVPRG, from the coding sequence ATGCCCGAGCTCGATCTCGTCATCCACGCGCCGAAACGGTTGCGGATCATGGCCGTCCTGGGCGCCTTCGAGTCCGTCACCTTCGCCGTGCTGCAGCAGCGGCTGGGGCTCACGGCGCCGGACCTCTCCAAGCAGCTCAGGGCGCTGCAGGACGCGGGGTACGTCAAGAGCCGCAAGACCGGGCGGGGACCCGGCAGTGAGACGTGGGTGGCCATGACCCGGGCGGGCACCAAGGCCTACGACGCCCACGTCGCCGCGCTGCGGGCGCTGCTCGACGGCGGCGACACGGCGCCCTCCGGCTGCGTGTCGCGGTTCCTCGGGTGGGTGCCGCCGCGCGGGTACGTCACCAAGCACGTCGCCGGTCGCGGCGCCGGACGACGTCGTCCCGCGCGCACGGCCTTGACACCGGCGCACGCACCGTCTGTGGTGCCACGTGGGTGA
- a CDS encoding M14 family zinc carboxypeptidase, with translation MTGGAEADPTAPDDEELVFPGLPTTKLALIEVESYTALSNLETFHQIDLAHWHDQVDDGRVRSAAFVTDEEIEILEGLGVHIEDVSDLPTPEEAEDEFLGSIEQTEIEDLISRQQAEQRELELKMQALQTTSATSYSTAFLRSAAAADLELAAVPPPVDDTEFLRVLRADTFTNYSGNFLSIEVRSLFDDTTSANARDDRMEISYEEDGETTTRTLNVFSDAGQYIYHRVSRPVLVRGGTLPDTVEVRLFERLRDAEGELTGEEELLEELVVPTSTWAPYDEIGYPEGFQYGFVPGYLDSVDSTNAITLLHEQYPELTDLVELPNQTNGYQRKAMLAYVATNGTPGESTVNVESLDWGHEGGNQITFEILDTGVAGQDLGVVRDTAGSGNNQRQIVRVTPATDGDGVVTSTAAEVIAAINASDEVNDLVRAFTYRGSEGGGVVPTLGQQNLSDHLNAPTHKIDRGPRDVYMLRIGAHRDGSKTGVFAYSQEHAREWVTPVVAVETATRLLRNYGTDPLTTELVDNLDIFIIPTVNRDGTDYSRYDNTTQRRNLTRYCDELYSDVNARNAWGVDLNRNFARYSLFDGYSGASTSCVSDVFAGPNELSEPEAQNSVWVVEQNPNIRFSMNIHTHGGYFMWAPGTYRTPGRIPAPRPDLGVEEFFFEASETILGRIAEHRGTVIEPGRTGPIIDVLYSAAGNSADHFWYDGLEEGRPVFGWSFEAGANVYTGQGNTGWVSPGGFFPTFMDEGWNQSMEFANGIYGMLEVALEFEQDDQAPTTRPNVRGDVNYDGAADVFFASDEPATVHYTTDGTTPTTDSPTVQRWGHDTHPTGGARDSAEPISLDETTTLKWFGVDVAGNEEAVRELTVYIDEEPPFVADACTDVAPLQFPDVTGGRHADNIRCIGGLGISQGNTDGEYMPGSDVRRDQMATFIANMLRVAGVQLPASPDDAFGDDGGHHELAINQLAELGIVQGRSEGVYAPGRAVTREQMTSFLVNSLEYILDEELAAEASAFTDIAASRHFENIEIAAHLGITQGTTPTTFGPGQNVRRDQMGSFIKRSLDVLAADGYVLTPVR, from the coding sequence GTGACCGGCGGTGCGGAAGCCGACCCGACCGCACCGGACGACGAGGAACTCGTCTTCCCCGGGCTGCCGACGACCAAGCTCGCCCTCATCGAGGTCGAGAGCTACACGGCACTGTCGAACCTGGAGACCTTCCACCAGATCGACCTCGCGCACTGGCACGACCAGGTCGACGACGGCCGGGTGCGCTCGGCCGCCTTCGTCACCGACGAGGAGATCGAGATCCTCGAGGGACTCGGCGTCCACATCGAGGACGTCAGCGACCTGCCGACACCGGAGGAGGCCGAGGACGAGTTCCTCGGGTCCATCGAGCAGACGGAGATCGAGGACCTGATCTCGCGCCAGCAGGCCGAGCAGCGTGAACTCGAACTGAAGATGCAGGCGCTGCAGACGACGTCGGCGACCTCCTACTCGACGGCGTTCCTGCGCTCGGCGGCCGCTGCCGACCTCGAGCTCGCCGCGGTTCCGCCGCCGGTGGACGACACCGAGTTCCTGCGCGTGCTGCGGGCCGACACGTTCACGAACTACTCGGGCAACTTCCTGTCGATCGAGGTGCGCTCGCTGTTCGACGACACGACCAGCGCGAACGCCCGCGACGACCGCATGGAGATCTCCTACGAGGAGGACGGGGAGACCACCACCCGGACGCTCAACGTGTTCTCGGACGCCGGGCAGTACATCTACCACCGGGTGAGCCGCCCGGTGCTCGTCCGGGGCGGGACCCTGCCCGACACGGTCGAGGTGCGGCTCTTCGAGCGTCTGCGCGACGCCGAGGGCGAGCTGACCGGTGAGGAGGAGCTGCTCGAGGAACTCGTCGTCCCGACCAGCACCTGGGCGCCCTACGACGAGATCGGCTACCCGGAGGGCTTCCAGTACGGCTTCGTGCCCGGCTACCTGGACTCGGTCGACTCGACCAACGCCATCACGCTGCTGCACGAGCAGTACCCGGAGCTGACCGACCTGGTCGAGCTGCCCAACCAGACCAACGGCTACCAGCGCAAGGCGATGCTGGCGTACGTGGCGACCAACGGCACCCCCGGCGAATCGACCGTCAACGTCGAGTCGCTGGACTGGGGCCACGAGGGCGGCAACCAGATCACGTTCGAGATCCTGGACACCGGCGTCGCCGGCCAGGACCTGGGCGTCGTCCGCGACACGGCCGGCAGCGGCAACAACCAGCGGCAGATCGTGCGGGTCACCCCGGCGACCGACGGTGACGGCGTCGTGACGTCGACCGCCGCCGAGGTCATCGCGGCCATCAACGCCTCGGACGAGGTCAACGACCTCGTGCGGGCCTTCACCTACCGGGGCAGCGAGGGCGGCGGTGTCGTGCCGACGCTCGGCCAGCAGAACCTGTCCGACCACCTCAACGCGCCGACCCACAAGATCGACCGTGGGCCGCGTGACGTGTACATGCTGCGCATCGGCGCGCACCGCGACGGGTCGAAGACCGGTGTCTTCGCCTACTCGCAGGAGCACGCCCGTGAGTGGGTCACCCCCGTCGTCGCCGTCGAGACCGCGACCCGGCTGCTGCGCAACTACGGCACCGACCCGCTGACGACCGAGCTGGTCGACAACCTCGACATCTTCATCATCCCGACCGTCAACCGCGACGGCACCGACTACTCGCGCTACGACAACACCACGCAGCGGCGCAACCTGACGCGCTACTGCGACGAGCTCTACTCCGACGTCAACGCCCGCAACGCCTGGGGCGTGGACCTCAACCGCAACTTCGCGCGGTACAGCCTGTTCGACGGCTACTCGGGTGCGAGCACGTCGTGTGTCAGCGACGTCTTCGCCGGGCCGAACGAGCTGTCCGAGCCGGAGGCGCAGAACTCGGTCTGGGTCGTCGAGCAGAACCCGAACATCCGGTTCTCGATGAACATCCACACGCACGGTGGCTACTTCATGTGGGCGCCGGGCACCTACCGGACCCCGGGCCGCATCCCGGCCCCGCGTCCCGACCTCGGCGTCGAGGAGTTTTTCTTCGAGGCGTCGGAGACCATCCTGGGTCGCATCGCCGAGCACCGTGGCACGGTCATCGAGCCGGGTCGTACCGGCCCGATCATCGACGTGCTGTACTCGGCGGCCGGCAACTCGGCCGACCACTTCTGGTACGACGGGCTCGAAGAGGGTCGTCCCGTGTTCGGCTGGAGCTTCGAGGCCGGCGCGAACGTCTACACCGGCCAGGGCAACACCGGCTGGGTGTCGCCGGGTGGCTTCTTCCCCACGTTCATGGACGAGGGGTGGAACCAGTCGATGGAGTTCGCCAACGGCATCTACGGGATGCTCGAGGTGGCCCTGGAGTTCGAGCAGGACGACCAGGCGCCGACCACGCGTCCCAACGTCCGCGGTGACGTGAACTACGACGGTGCGGCCGACGTGTTCTTCGCCTCGGATGAGCCGGCGACCGTCCACTACACCACGGACGGGACCACGCCGACCACCGACTCGCCGACCGTGCAGCGTTGGGGTCACGACACGCACCCGACGGGCGGCGCCCGTGACAGTGCGGAGCCGATCTCGCTGGACGAGACGACCACGCTGAAGTGGTTCGGTGTCGACGTTGCCGGCAACGAGGAGGCCGTGCGCGAGCTGACGGTCTACATCGACGAGGAGCCGCCGTTCGTGGCGGACGCCTGCACCGACGTGGCGCCGCTGCAGTTCCCGGACGTGACCGGAGGCCGTCACGCGGACAACATCCGCTGCATCGGTGGTCTGGGGATCTCGCAGGGCAACACCGACGGTGAGTACATGCCGGGCAGCGACGTCCGTCGTGACCAGATGGCGACCTTCATCGCCAACATGCTCCGCGTCGCAGGTGTGCAGCTGCCGGCCTCGCCGGACGACGCCTTCGGCGACGACGGTGGCCACCACGAGCTGGCGATCAACCAGTTGGCGGAGCTCGGCATCGTGCAGGGTCGTTCCGAGGGCGTGTACGCGCCGGGTCGGGCGGTCACGCGCGAGCAGATGACCTCCTTCCTGGTGAACTCGCTCGAGTACATCCTGGACGAGGAGCTGGCGGCGGAGGCGAGCGCCTTCACCGACATCGCTGCGAGCCGTCACTTCGAGAACATCGAGATCGCGGCGCACCTGGGCATCACCCAGGGCACCACACCGACCACGTTCGGCCCCGGCCAGAACGTGCGTCGTGACCAGATGGGCTCGTTCATCAAGCGGTCGCTCGACGTCCTGGCGGCGGACGGTTACGTCCTGACCCCGGTGCGTTGA
- a CDS encoding OmpL47-type beta-barrel domain-containing protein encodes MFTSTARTAAVPTTPDRSRSRIVGLLLVLAMVATGFGATPPVLAQEQAPCGLDVRCEAESAVLSGGAGVASNHPGHTGSGFVDSMGAGAGIRFDVDAPAAGDYVVTIRYANGEGAIGLDFRTATLRAGETDTRVRFPVSGEWSSWQQVSVPVTLPAGSSSLDLLVGDGDDGNINVDHVVLRDRPAGSAEGTDEQGVTLRVYDVGIGLQQICTLRTGQTPNVDVLRPEINWLTPADFGGHDVNYVAQVVADLEVPETGSYDFRLVSDDGSRLSIDGTEVIDHDGLHGATPKDGSIELTAGTHAVEIDYFQAGGGAALALLWRAPGQDTFEVVPNWVLSTEGGGARVVSPGIKYCEGVDESPGDGAPLAGVHPSFDLTDLRPNDDFQPDVSGMAWFDDGSLALLTWGASQSSSNGKLYRVTDVQGEVDLDEVTVTEIASGLEEPQGVAVVEGMVYVADKTGLDRLVDGNGDGFYEGRDRLASWPHGGNFHEFAFGLPYRDGSFYVALSVALERSGDSTVPQPAADRGTVVRIDRETGELEYIAGGLRTPNGIQFGPDGALLITDNQGGWVPSSKLVRIEEGGFYNHYTTFVDPDTGETVSGRFDDQPVTPPVVWMPHNEISNSPSTPVVIEEGMFAGQLAIGDVTYGGLQRVSLDEVEGQQQGALYRMTQGLEAGVNQVDVGPDGDIYIGGIGYDGNWAQPGKLRYGLQKLTANDTVTMDVLSTEITETGFELTYTKPLSSETREELASRYRVSQWRYNASAAYGGPKIGEEQLAVTAATVGEDGRTVSLEIPGIRPGHVVHLHSPRPFTAEDGEELWSTEVWYTANVVPGYVGPADLGYYEAEEAALTGGAGVTTEHNGFSGSGFVDGFNNQGAGVTFTVQADEAGSQPVHLRYANGPHPAPGTKTVSLHVNGERVGPWALPSTGDWQTWAFATRELDLRAGENTITLRYEAGDDGNVNLDLLTLRDDRDLCAPFEPEAGYTSLFDGTLESLTAWRLAGAGAFGRVADCSLRTHGGMGLLWYTAEDFGDYSLKLDWKIPGDHNGGVFLGFPNPGDDPWVAVDHGYEIQIDPTDAPDRTTGAIYTFQGADPDAVAASINPPGAWNEYELEVTDDRIRVFLNGTLVNDFVSTDPARDLSQGFIGVQNHGGGDTVFYRNLRLAPLEEPDVTPPVTTVATAPGEPDGDDGWFTSPVTVTLEAQDEQSPVASTEYRLGDGDWTAYDEPIVLASDGVHELAYRSTDAAGNEEAIRTMTVRIDTTAPTSTVALEGPVDRGVYTGTVTVTLSATDATSGIDRIEYRRVGEDRRHVHDGPFRLEDDGDHVVEYRAIDVAGNVEAWNRVDVRIDTGPCPHPDPRANVVVGGVDSGVANHAAADGCTVNDLVDDEGSWTNHGAFVRHVDEVIRGLRADGVLTAREAAQIRNAAARSDVGRP; translated from the coding sequence ATGTTCACGTCGACGGCTCGAACCGCAGCCGTACCAACCACGCCCGACCGCAGCCGGAGCCGCATCGTCGGCCTGCTGCTGGTCCTCGCCATGGTCGCGACGGGCTTCGGCGCGACGCCGCCGGTGCTCGCCCAGGAGCAGGCGCCGTGCGGACTCGACGTCCGCTGCGAGGCGGAGTCGGCCGTGCTCTCCGGCGGTGCGGGTGTCGCCAGCAACCACCCCGGTCACACCGGCAGTGGCTTCGTCGACAGCATGGGCGCCGGGGCCGGGATCCGCTTCGACGTGGACGCGCCCGCGGCGGGCGACTACGTCGTCACGATCCGCTACGCGAACGGCGAGGGCGCGATCGGGCTCGACTTCCGTACCGCGACGCTTCGTGCCGGTGAGACCGACACCCGGGTGCGCTTCCCGGTCAGCGGGGAGTGGTCGTCCTGGCAGCAGGTGTCGGTTCCCGTCACGCTGCCGGCCGGTTCCTCCTCGCTCGACCTCCTCGTCGGCGACGGTGACGACGGCAACATCAACGTCGACCACGTCGTACTGCGCGATCGGCCTGCCGGCTCCGCCGAGGGGACCGACGAGCAGGGCGTCACGCTGCGGGTGTACGACGTCGGCATCGGCCTGCAGCAGATCTGCACGTTGCGGACCGGACAGACCCCGAACGTCGACGTGCTGCGTCCGGAGATCAACTGGCTGACGCCTGCCGACTTCGGTGGCCACGACGTCAACTACGTCGCCCAGGTCGTCGCCGACCTCGAGGTCCCCGAGACCGGCTCCTACGACTTCCGCCTGGTGAGCGACGACGGCTCGCGACTGTCGATCGACGGCACCGAGGTCATCGACCACGACGGGCTGCACGGCGCCACCCCGAAGGACGGCTCGATCGAGCTGACCGCCGGTACCCACGCCGTGGAGATCGACTACTTCCAGGCCGGTGGTGGTGCCGCCCTCGCGCTGCTGTGGCGCGCGCCGGGTCAGGACACCTTCGAGGTCGTGCCCAACTGGGTGCTCAGCACCGAGGGTGGCGGCGCCCGCGTCGTCAGCCCCGGCATCAAGTACTGCGAGGGTGTCGACGAGAGCCCCGGCGACGGCGCACCGCTCGCCGGCGTGCACCCGAGCTTCGACCTGACCGACCTGCGGCCGAACGACGATTTCCAGCCCGACGTGTCCGGCATGGCCTGGTTCGACGACGGCAGCCTCGCCCTGCTGACCTGGGGCGCCTCCCAGAGCTCGTCCAACGGCAAGCTCTACCGCGTCACCGACGTGCAGGGCGAGGTCGACCTCGACGAGGTGACCGTCACCGAGATCGCCTCCGGCCTCGAGGAGCCCCAGGGCGTCGCGGTCGTCGAGGGGATGGTGTACGTCGCCGACAAGACCGGTCTCGACCGGCTGGTGGACGGCAACGGCGACGGCTTCTACGAGGGGCGCGACCGCCTCGCGAGCTGGCCGCACGGCGGCAACTTCCACGAGTTCGCCTTCGGTCTGCCCTACCGCGACGGCAGCTTCTACGTCGCTCTCTCCGTCGCGCTGGAGCGCAGCGGTGACAGCACCGTCCCGCAGCCGGCCGCCGACCGGGGGACGGTCGTGAGGATCGACCGCGAGACCGGCGAGCTCGAGTACATCGCCGGCGGTCTGCGCACGCCCAACGGCATCCAGTTCGGTCCCGACGGTGCACTGCTGATCACCGACAACCAGGGCGGATGGGTCCCGTCGAGCAAGCTCGTCCGCATCGAGGAGGGTGGCTTCTACAACCACTACACCACCTTCGTGGACCCCGACACCGGCGAGACCGTCAGCGGCCGCTTCGACGACCAGCCGGTGACCCCGCCGGTCGTGTGGATGCCGCACAACGAGATCTCCAACTCGCCCTCGACCCCGGTCGTGATCGAGGAGGGGATGTTCGCCGGCCAGCTCGCCATCGGTGACGTGACCTACGGTGGCCTGCAGCGGGTCTCCCTCGACGAGGTGGAGGGCCAGCAGCAGGGCGCGCTGTACCGCATGACCCAGGGGCTCGAGGCCGGGGTCAACCAGGTCGACGTCGGACCCGACGGTGACATCTACATCGGTGGCATCGGTTACGACGGCAACTGGGCCCAGCCGGGCAAGCTGCGCTACGGGCTGCAGAAGCTGACCGCGAACGACACGGTCACGATGGACGTCCTGTCCACCGAGATCACCGAGACCGGCTTCGAGCTCACCTACACCAAGCCGCTGTCGTCGGAGACCCGCGAGGAACTCGCCTCCCGCTACCGCGTGTCGCAGTGGCGCTACAACGCCTCGGCGGCGTACGGCGGCCCGAAGATCGGCGAGGAGCAGCTGGCGGTGACCGCTGCCACCGTCGGTGAGGACGGCCGCACCGTCTCGCTGGAGATCCCGGGCATCCGTCCCGGCCACGTGGTGCACCTGCACTCGCCGCGTCCCTTCACCGCCGAGGACGGCGAGGAGCTGTGGAGCACGGAGGTCTGGTACACGGCCAACGTCGTGCCCGGCTACGTCGGCCCGGCCGACCTCGGGTACTACGAGGCCGAGGAAGCCGCGCTGACCGGCGGTGCGGGCGTCACCACCGAGCACAACGGCTTCTCCGGCTCCGGGTTCGTCGACGGCTTCAACAACCAGGGCGCCGGCGTGACCTTCACCGTGCAGGCCGACGAGGCCGGCAGCCAGCCCGTCCACCTGCGCTACGCCAACGGTCCGCACCCGGCGCCGGGCACCAAGACGGTGTCGCTGCACGTCAACGGCGAACGGGTCGGCCCCTGGGCGCTGCCGAGCACCGGCGACTGGCAGACGTGGGCGTTCGCCACCCGCGAGCTCGACCTGCGCGCCGGCGAGAACACCATCACCCTGCGCTACGAGGCGGGCGACGACGGCAACGTCAACCTCGACCTGCTGACGTTGCGCGACGACCGCGACCTGTGCGCGCCCTTCGAGCCGGAAGCCGGGTACACCAGCCTGTTCGACGGCACGCTCGAGAGCCTGACCGCCTGGCGGCTCGCCGGTGCCGGAGCGTTCGGTCGCGTCGCCGACTGCTCGCTGCGCACCCACGGTGGCATGGGGCTGCTGTGGTACACGGCCGAGGACTTCGGCGACTACTCGCTGAAGCTGGACTGGAAGATCCCCGGTGACCACAACGGCGGGGTGTTCCTCGGGTTCCCGAACCCGGGCGACGACCCGTGGGTGGCCGTCGACCACGGCTACGAGATCCAGATCGACCCGACCGATGCCCCCGATCGCACGACCGGTGCGATCTACACCTTCCAGGGGGCCGACCCCGACGCGGTCGCCGCGTCGATCAACCCGCCGGGCGCCTGGAACGAGTACGAGCTCGAGGTCACCGACGACCGGATCCGGGTCTTCCTCAACGGCACGTTGGTGAACGACTTCGTCAGCACCGACCCGGCACGCGACCTCTCGCAGGGCTTCATCGGGGTGCAGAACCACGGTGGCGGTGACACGGTCTTCTACCGCAACCTGCGACTGGCGCCGCTGGAGGAGCCGGACGTCACCCCGCCGGTCACCACCGTCGCGACGGCGCCGGGCGAGCCCGACGGCGACGACGGCTGGTTCACCTCGCCCGTGACGGTGACCCTCGAGGCGCAGGACGAGCAGAGCCCGGTCGCCTCGACCGAGTACCGGCTCGGCGACGGGGACTGGACCGCCTACGACGAGCCCATCGTCCTCGCCAGCGACGGCGTGCACGAGCTCGCGTACCGCTCGACCGACGCAGCGGGCAACGAGGAGGCGATCCGCACCATGACCGTGCGGATCGACACCACGGCGCCGACGAGCACGGTGGCGCTGGAGGGTCCGGTGGACCGGGGCGTGTACACCGGGACCGTCACGGTCACGCTGTCCGCGACCGACGCCACGTCCGGGATCGACCGGATCGAGTACCGCCGCGTCGGGGAGGACCGCCGCCACGTCCACGACGGTCCGTTCCGCCTCGAGGACGACGGCGACCACGTGGTCGAGTACCGCGCGATCGACGTCGCCGGCAACGTCGAGGCCTGGAACCGCGTCGACGTGCGCATCGACACCGGCCCGTGCCCGCACCCCGACCCGCGTGCGAACGTGGTCGTCGGCGGCGTGGACAGCGGCGTCGCCAACCACGCGGCCGCCGACGGTTGCACCGTCAACGACCTCGTCGACGACGAGGGCAGCTGGACCAACCACGGCGCCTTCGTCCGGCACGTCGACGAGGTGATCCGGGGTCTGCGGGCGGACGGCGTGCTGACGGCACGTGAAGCGGCCCAGATCCGCAACGCGGCCGCGCGCAGCGACGTCGGCAGGCCCTGA
- a CDS encoding response regulator, with protein sequence MEAPIPDIPDDDERARRTLAYAVLRGIVHDLNNPLASVTMAIAALRTIDDPVQRSELLDLTEQAALRAGAVAHDAALRYAPTDAAATAGTLHALATEVQRRCDDRGLEVAVSLPAPAGNGPGVGEPAAVGVRMDAALLPAALVALAADAHDAPGRSRPVTLAFDVVDDALLVRLHDDGEAPAEAVQRRPFVPVGPDGDEHGRGVGLAVAAARAHLVAVGGAVDLRHTDAGETVLTVRIPEVVTGAGASTAAAGEAEETAADGAGATGRRALVVDDDETLCTLLAMVLERTGWRVHVAADGEQAERVVAAQPVELVLLDVHLERELGPEVAARLDRLRPGLLETVVYLTGDPPRDGMLEGRPTLAKPFDLAELDRVVRRTGAAEG encoded by the coding sequence ATGGAGGCGCCGATTCCCGACATCCCGGACGACGACGAGCGCGCGCGACGGACCCTGGCGTACGCGGTCCTGCGCGGGATCGTCCACGACCTCAACAACCCCTTGGCGAGCGTCACGATGGCCATCGCCGCCCTGCGCACCATCGACGACCCGGTGCAGCGCAGCGAACTGCTCGACCTCACCGAGCAGGCGGCGCTGCGGGCCGGTGCGGTCGCCCACGACGCGGCACTGCGCTACGCCCCGACGGACGCGGCCGCGACCGCCGGGACGCTGCACGCGCTGGCCACCGAGGTGCAGCGTCGGTGCGACGACCGTGGGCTCGAGGTGGCGGTGTCGCTGCCCGCCCCGGCCGGGAACGGGCCGGGTGTCGGGGAGCCCGCTGCCGTGGGCGTCCGGATGGACGCGGCGCTGCTCCCGGCGGCACTGGTCGCGTTGGCTGCGGACGCACACGACGCGCCGGGCCGCTCGCGACCGGTCACGCTCGCGTTCGACGTCGTCGACGACGCGCTGCTGGTGCGCCTGCACGACGACGGCGAGGCACCGGCCGAGGCGGTCCAGCGACGGCCGTTCGTACCGGTCGGGCCCGACGGTGACGAACACGGCCGTGGCGTGGGTCTCGCCGTCGCCGCCGCACGCGCCCACCTGGTCGCCGTCGGCGGCGCCGTGGACCTGCGACACACCGACGCGGGTGAGACCGTGCTCACCGTGCGGATCCCGGAGGTGGTGACCGGCGCGGGAGCGTCCACGGCAGCCGCTGGGGAGGCCGAGGAGACGGCCGCCGACGGGGCCGGGGCCACCGGGCGCCGGGCGTTGGTCGTCGACGACGACGAGACGCTGTGCACGCTGCTGGCCATGGTTCTCGAGCGGACCGGCTGGCGGGTCCACGTCGCCGCCGACGGTGAGCAGGCCGAACGCGTCGTCGCCGCCCAGCCGGTCGAGCTGGTGCTGCTCGACGTGCACCTCGAACGGGAGTTGGGTCCCGAGGTCGCTGCGCGGCTCGACCGGCTGCGTCCGGGGCTGCTCGAGACGGTCGTGTACCTGACCGGCGACCCGCCCCGGGACGGGATGCTGGAGGGACGTCCGACGCTGGCCAAGCCGTTCGACCTCGCGGAGCTCGACCGGGTCGTGCGTCGGACGGGGGCGGCGGAGGGCTGA